Sequence from the Chanodichthys erythropterus isolate Z2021 chromosome 12, ASM2448905v1, whole genome shotgun sequence genome:
AAAGTGATAAGTACCTTTCAAGTAATGTACCCAGCATATTTTTAAACGTGCCATGAAAACAATGTTGTGCTCATATGAGGTGGTAAATTTGGACAAGGGGGTGAGCAAACAAATTCACCACCTTGAAAATTGCATAGCAGACTGATCCAAATAGTGCTTGAGTTGAGTTTCAGTTGAATGCTTGAGTGTAGATGTGAAATTTTAGTAAGTGAGCATTTCATACTCTcagtatattatataatttgttCAACAGTGAATATCACAGGggaattctgtctttttttctgaACTCAATGAAATGATGTATTGTGTTTTATAGCATTCTGTGATGGAAACaacattttgtaataaaatggTGAACTCCTTTGTCTCGCTAAAGCTAATTTAATGACTAGCCAGAAAAACACTACAAATGAAGGACAGTTGTAATGTAGGAAAAAATACttttcactcagtgaatgttgAAATTCTTTGTTAACTAACATTCTTGGTTTAGatcatcattttaaatgtattaattcatACTTTTTATAATGGATTTTAAGATTGGGAGATATAACCATAAAATATATGCATTTAaggcatttaaaaataaaagataaaggCTAGCTCCCCATGTTAGCAAATAGTTACTATTAAGAAAGGGGGGAAATACAAAACATTTGGAAAATTAAAGAATTTTAAGTCACCTTGGaataaggttctatctgacatttttgttaaaatttagTTATTCTCATATTCTTATTCTCTGAcaacttatttacattatgtgatttttttaaagttgttgtttttgggacttttttagaaaacaaaaaggttctatcTACATAGGAGtatggaatgcaaaaactttgaagctcaatatctcaaaactgctcCGAATGCAGATAaaaaccttataattccaaagTGGCGTTTATTCACAGGATTGATGACGTGCAAATCTTGTGACAATTTTGTAACCATTAATGCACTTGTTTAATCACAGAAATAATGCATTGAATCTTGCATGTGCTTTtcttatataataataataaaaataaataaatgtataaaggTATGTCTATGAgggttttaataaaaataaacacctgGTAAAaaagttgaagaaacacccacTGAAATAatgaagttaaagggttagttcacccgaaaatgaaatttctgtcattaattactcaccctcatgttgttccacacccatatgaccttcgttcatcttcagaacacaaattaagatatttttgatgaaatccaagactcttttttttttgtaatctcccATATGGCAACGAAATtgccacattcaaggtccagtgAAGTAGTAAAGACTTAATTAAAACAGTGAAGGTCACTACAGTGATTCAAtctaatgttatgaagcgatgagaatactttttgtgctcaaaaaccaaaaaaaaaataacgactttattcaacaatttttcctcttcaCCGTCAGTCTCCTATGCAGTTGATGCAATGCAGTGCTTCCatgttctatgtcagaacgcctACTCTGTATTGACCAGCTCCTGTGTCAACATCAAacgcatgaaaaaaaaaatagttgaataaagtcattatttttgttttatttttgtgcacaagTATTTTTGTCGCTTAATAACattaggttgaaccactgcagtcaagttgcctattttaacaatgttactatttctctggaccttgaatgttgCAATTTCATtactttctatgggagataaaaaaaaataaaataaaaaaaaacctcttggatttcatcaaaaatatcttaatttgtgttctgaagatgaacgaaggtacgacaggttcacccaaaaatgaaaattttgtcatttattacttaccttcatgccgttccacacccataagaccttcgttaatcttcagaacacaaattaagatattttagatgaaatccgatggcgctgtgaggcctccatagccagcaatgacacttcctctctcaagatccataaaggtactaaaaacatatttaaattggttcatgtgagtacagtggttcaatattaaaattataaagcgacgagaatatttttggtgcgccaaaaaaaacccaaaataacgacttatatagcgaaggccgatttcaaaacactgcttcaggaagcatcggagcacaaattaatcagtgcatcgaatctgctgttcggagcaccaaagtcacgtgatttgagccgttggcagtttaacatgcgatctgaatcatgattcaacacactgattcatttgtgctccgatgcttcatgaagcagtgttttgaaatcggccatcactaaataagtcgttattttgtttttttggcacaccaaaaatattctcgtcgctttataatattaatattgaaccactgtactcacatgaactgatttaaatatgtttttagtacctttgttgatcttgagagaggaaatgtcattgctggctatggaggcctcacggcaccatcggatttcaacaaaaatatcttaatttgaaggtcttacgggtgtggaacggcatgagtgtaagtaataaatgacagaattttcatttttgggtgaactcacTTTTTGGAGTCACGGTTTGTCTGATTTAAGACTTCTTTTAATTTCACACTTCCTGATATCAGTGTAAACTGAAAAgtcaatgtattttatttttcaaatgggAATGGGTTTTGCTCTTGCTTATACTTTTTCTTTTATCCAACTCTTACAGGTCACAACCGTATGTCAAATAATTTCACCATGGACCCCATCAATTGCTCAACTGTGGATCTTTCTGATGTTCTGGCCAGCCGGATGAGTCCCAGTAAGATCCTCCTCTCCCTGACTCTCTCCTTCCTGGCTGTGGCGACCACCGCCATCAACTCCCTGGTCATCACTGCTATCCTGATCACCCGCAAACTCCGCCAACCCGCCAATTACCTCATTTGCTCTCTAGCCGTGACAGACCTCCTGGTAGCTGTTCTAGTGATGCCCGTCAGCATTGTGTACATCGCAGAAGAGAGATGGGTTCTCGGTCCGATAGTATGCCACCTGTGGTTGGGCGTCGATGTCACATGCTGCACCTGTTCAATTTTACACCTGGCCGCCATTGCGCTTGATCGATACCGCGCCATCACAGATGCTGTGGCGTATTCCCAGAAACGCACGTATAAAAGAGCAATCATAACCATTTTAGCCCTGTGGACACTGTCTGTGTTGGTGTCTCTACCGCCTTTAGTGTGGAGGAAATCCTCTAGTGTGGAACACAAGGATGGGAAGAGGGAAGTCATGGACTGCTGGATTGAGCACGACCACGTGGCCTTCACTGTCTACTCCACTTTTGGAGCATTCTATATTCCACTGGCCCTCATTTTGGTTCTTTACTACAAGATCTACAAGGCGGCGGAGACACTGCGTAACCGTCGAGGGAGCAGCCGATTAGTCAAACAGACAGTGAGCAGCGTCATGCTTCCTGGAATGAGTTCTGATAAAGACATCGCCCTCAGTCCCGACGCATTCTGCCCAATCGAGAAATCATTTTCTGATCCATCAACAGATGGGGAAAGGGTACGCATCACTTCCTCGTCAGGTAATCTCATCAAGGTCCGCAGGAACCCAGGGGCTAGGGAGAGACGGGCTGCTTTGACATTAGGACTAATCCTGGGAGCCTTTGTGGTGTGTTGGCTACCGTTCTTCCTGAAGGAGGTGATAGTGAATATTTGCCCGACCTGCAGCACCTCTGCTGTGCTTGCAGATTTCCTCACCTGGCTTGGGTATCTCAATTCCCTCATCAATCCGCTAATATACACCATCTTTAACGAGGACTTTAAGaaagcatttaaaaaacttCTGCCCCTCTGTTGCAGCAATGTCCTTTGAAATTGACAGGGACGAAAAGAAAAAACACGAGGTTTCATCTGACAAACTTTTGAGTTGAAAGCAGCAAGGTATAATGACAATCCTGTCATACTGTAGATGAATTGACTTCTGCAAGGATTACACATCTCTCAGACACATTTCATATTGTTTATATAGTGCCTGTAAATACTTTGGTACATGAatgcatgtaaaaaaaatcaacccATTTGCTCCATTTAAAGATTTCAGTATTTTGAAATAGagaatttttatataaaatttaaaagcGTCTGGTGCACAATGTTATGTAAATCGACTCTGGTCAAGTTTACACCAAGGGGTAAAAGTTTGGCTGGTTAGCATGGCCCAGTTAGCCCCTGCTGAACTACGCCATCTGGAAcccaaaataatttttcttcatTCAAATGTTGTTGTGTATACTGGTGaaattgttttttgaaaatataaatgttcaatatttttagtatattataattattttgccAGTGACTGATTTAT
This genomic interval carries:
- the htr1fb gene encoding 5-hydroxytryptamine receptor 1F; amino-acid sequence: MDPINCSTVDLSDVLASRMSPSKILLSLTLSFLAVATTAINSLVITAILITRKLRQPANYLICSLAVTDLLVAVLVMPVSIVYIAEERWVLGPIVCHLWLGVDVTCCTCSILHLAAIALDRYRAITDAVAYSQKRTYKRAIITILALWTLSVLVSLPPLVWRKSSSVEHKDGKREVMDCWIEHDHVAFTVYSTFGAFYIPLALILVLYYKIYKAAETLRNRRGSSRLVKQTVSSVMLPGMSSDKDIALSPDAFCPIEKSFSDPSTDGERVRITSSSGNLIKVRRNPGARERRAALTLGLILGAFVVCWLPFFLKEVIVNICPTCSTSAVLADFLTWLGYLNSLINPLIYTIFNEDFKKAFKKLLPLCCSNVL